The proteins below are encoded in one region of Knoellia sp. S7-12:
- a CDS encoding ATP-binding cassette domain-containing protein: protein MITVESLTRKYGDHVAVDNVSFTARPGRVTGFLGPNGAGKSTSMRVMVGLTPPTSGSATIEGKRFVDLPNPGLEVGVLLDASAQHAGRTGREILTVAAMTMGLPTTRVDEMLERVSLTPTEAGRRVRNYSLGMRQRLGIATALIGDPHVLILDEPANGLDPAGIRWMRDLLRGYANAGGTVLLSSHLLHEIEVIADDIVVIGNGRIVAQGTKDELLAAAGTVVRTPDHAELADALTRGGVEFTTSDDGALRTVADPALVGQIARAAGCALTELKSADGAGLEEMFLELTADTQREGVAA from the coding sequence ATGATCACCGTTGAGTCACTCACCAGGAAGTACGGCGACCACGTCGCCGTCGACAACGTCTCCTTCACTGCCCGCCCAGGTCGGGTCACGGGCTTCCTCGGTCCCAACGGGGCCGGCAAGTCCACGTCGATGCGCGTGATGGTCGGGCTCACCCCGCCCACCAGCGGATCGGCCACCATCGAGGGCAAGCGCTTCGTCGACCTGCCCAACCCCGGCCTCGAGGTCGGGGTCCTGCTCGACGCCTCGGCCCAGCACGCCGGTCGCACCGGGCGCGAGATCCTCACCGTCGCCGCCATGACGATGGGCCTGCCCACCACCCGCGTCGACGAGATGCTCGAGCGGGTGAGCCTCACCCCGACCGAGGCCGGCCGGCGGGTGCGCAACTATTCGCTCGGCATGCGCCAGCGGCTGGGCATCGCCACCGCCCTCATCGGCGACCCCCATGTGCTGATCCTCGATGAGCCGGCCAACGGCCTCGACCCAGCCGGCATCCGGTGGATGCGAGACCTTCTGCGCGGCTATGCCAACGCCGGGGGCACCGTCCTGCTCTCCTCCCACCTGCTGCACGAGATCGAGGTCATCGCCGACGACATCGTCGTGATCGGCAATGGCCGCATCGTCGCTCAGGGCACCAAGGACGAGCTCCTCGCTGCCGCCGGCACCGTCGTGCGGACACCGGATCACGCGGAGCTTGCCGACGCACTCACCCGTGGCGGCGTGGAGTTCACGACGTCCGACGACGGGGCCCTGCGCACCGTGGCCGACCCCGCACTCGTCGGCCAGATTGCCCGGGCCGCTGGCTGCGCACTCACCGAACTCAAGTCCGCAGACGGCGCGGGACTCGAAGAGATGTTCCTCGAGCTCACCGCCGACACCCAGCGAGAAGGAGTAGCGGCATGA
- a CDS encoding ABC transporter permease yields MTATTLASAEGTTSPIAAQRRAVPAAIPTGRLLKVELRKMFNTRSGMWLMFSIGILAVLATAAVMVFAPDTDLTYDNFGAAIGFPMVIILPIIATLSVTSEWSQRSGLTTFTLVPHRGRVIAAKLVVAVAVGVAAMVLALAIGALGNLLGASIAGIDPVWNLSFSQMLTITLATVLSMLIGFMLGVLIRNSPGAIVGYFVYNFVLTPLTMLLATSQSWFRDLQPWVDFNFTQGFLFEGDLTGTQWTQLGVTGLFWVVIPLAIGLFLVRRSEVK; encoded by the coding sequence ATGACCGCCACGACCCTGGCTTCGGCCGAAGGAACGACCAGTCCCATTGCTGCCCAGCGACGCGCGGTGCCCGCTGCGATCCCCACCGGCCGGCTGCTGAAGGTCGAGCTGCGCAAGATGTTCAACACCCGATCCGGGATGTGGCTCATGTTCAGCATCGGCATCCTCGCCGTTCTGGCCACGGCCGCCGTCATGGTCTTCGCTCCGGACACGGACCTGACCTACGACAACTTCGGTGCCGCGATCGGCTTCCCGATGGTGATCATCCTCCCGATCATCGCGACCCTCTCTGTGACGAGCGAGTGGAGCCAGCGAAGTGGCCTCACGACGTTCACGCTCGTGCCGCATCGCGGTCGGGTTATTGCTGCCAAGCTCGTGGTGGCGGTCGCCGTCGGTGTCGCCGCCATGGTTCTGGCTCTGGCCATCGGCGCTCTGGGCAATCTCCTCGGGGCTTCCATCGCCGGCATCGACCCGGTGTGGAACCTCTCGTTCAGCCAGATGCTCACGATCACTCTCGCCACGGTGCTCAGCATGCTGATCGGCTTCATGCTCGGCGTCCTCATCCGCAACTCCCCGGGCGCCATCGTGGGCTACTTCGTCTACAACTTCGTCCTGACCCCGTTGACCATGTTGCTCGCCACGAGCCAGTCGTGGTTTCGGGACCTGCAGCCGTGGGTCGACTTCAACTTCACCCAGGGCTTCCTCTTCGAGGGCGACCTCACCGGCACGCAGTGGACCCAGCTGGGGGTCACCGGACTGTTCTGGGTGGTCATCCCTCTCGCGATCGGACTGTTCCTGGTTCGTCGCTCCGAGGTCAAGTAG